One segment of Thermococcus sp. AM4 DNA contains the following:
- a CDS encoding aldehyde ferredoxin oxidoreductase family protein: protein MDGYWGKILRVNLTTGEIKVEPLPEHFPRKYLGGVGFGTRLLYDEVPAKADPLGPENKMIITPGLFVGTGIGTGSKTAFNFKSPLTGGYGRSMAGAKMGEELKKAGYDVLIIEGQSEEPVLLYIKDDEVKLVPANEYWGLTTGEARKKAKEEYPGFATAFIGPAGENLSLIATIDTDERQAGRGGPGAVLGSKKLKGIVVKGTKKVPIAQPEKLRELIKKWALIFKDHPATKADMEYGSGEFLDWMNRERGTFPTRNWQMGFFKKAYERAKEEGREHIYIDPYYWAPKYRVGRRPCPLCNKPCSQYVKVESEKWGTFMTDGPEYETLYSFGGALELDDFETVAYLNYLADELGLDTISAGVTIAWAMEAYERGLLTKEEADGLELTFGNGEAAVEALKKMAYREGNLGKLLADGVRRASERLGRGSEKFALHVKGMEPPAYDVRGIKGMALAFAVNVRGADHLTSGAYGTELVGKWWKFEGVDRTKAENKGFEIAFHENLMAIYDATGVCKFSRHMYFLEGFPELVEAVTGMNIGEAELMVIGERIMNIARAFNVREGFTRKDDTLPYRIMWEPIPEGPSKGLHVPPWELDRMLDEYYQARGWSRDGIPTKAKLMALDLPDIAKDIGAGI, encoded by the coding sequence ATGGATGGTTACTGGGGAAAGATTCTGCGCGTTAACCTTACGACCGGGGAAATAAAGGTCGAGCCGCTCCCGGAGCACTTCCCGAGAAAGTACCTCGGCGGCGTTGGATTTGGAACGAGACTTCTCTACGACGAGGTTCCAGCAAAAGCTGACCCGCTCGGACCCGAGAACAAGATGATCATCACGCCGGGTCTCTTCGTTGGGACGGGAATCGGAACCGGTTCCAAGACCGCTTTCAACTTCAAGAGCCCGCTTACTGGAGGATACGGCCGCTCGATGGCCGGAGCCAAGATGGGCGAGGAGCTCAAGAAGGCCGGCTACGACGTTCTCATAATCGAGGGCCAGAGTGAAGAGCCGGTTCTTCTCTACATCAAGGACGATGAGGTCAAGCTCGTTCCGGCAAACGAGTACTGGGGCCTCACCACCGGCGAGGCGAGAAAGAAGGCCAAGGAGGAGTATCCCGGCTTCGCGACTGCCTTCATTGGTCCCGCTGGTGAGAACCTCAGCCTTATTGCAACGATAGACACCGACGAGAGGCAGGCCGGTAGAGGTGGCCCCGGAGCGGTTCTCGGAAGCAAGAAGCTCAAGGGAATCGTCGTCAAGGGCACCAAGAAGGTCCCGATCGCCCAGCCCGAGAAGCTCCGCGAGCTCATCAAAAAGTGGGCTCTAATCTTCAAGGACCACCCGGCAACTAAGGCCGATATGGAGTACGGAAGCGGCGAGTTCCTCGACTGGATGAACAGGGAGAGGGGAACCTTCCCGACCAGGAACTGGCAGATGGGCTTCTTCAAGAAGGCCTACGAGAGGGCCAAGGAAGAAGGGAGAGAGCACATCTACATCGACCCCTACTACTGGGCGCCCAAGTACCGCGTCGGAAGAAGACCCTGCCCGCTCTGTAACAAGCCGTGCAGCCAGTACGTTAAGGTCGAGAGCGAGAAGTGGGGCACCTTCATGACCGACGGTCCGGAGTACGAGACCCTCTACTCCTTCGGTGGAGCCCTTGAGCTCGACGACTTCGAGACCGTTGCCTACCTCAACTACCTCGCGGACGAGCTCGGTCTTGATACCATCTCCGCCGGTGTCACAATCGCCTGGGCCATGGAGGCCTACGAGAGGGGCCTTCTCACGAAGGAAGAGGCAGACGGCCTTGAGCTGACCTTCGGCAACGGCGAGGCTGCTGTCGAGGCGCTCAAGAAGATGGCCTACCGCGAGGGCAACCTCGGAAAGCTTTTGGCCGACGGTGTCAGGAGGGCAAGCGAGAGGCTCGGCAGGGGAAGCGAGAAGTTCGCGCTCCACGTCAAGGGCATGGAGCCCCCTGCCTACGACGTCCGCGGCATAAAGGGAATGGCTTTGGCTTTCGCGGTCAACGTCCGCGGCGCCGACCACCTCACCAGCGGTGCCTACGGAACCGAGCTCGTCGGCAAGTGGTGGAAGTTCGAGGGCGTTGACAGGACCAAGGCAGAGAACAAGGGCTTCGAGATTGCCTTCCACGAGAACCTCATGGCCATATACGACGCCACCGGTGTCTGTAAGTTCTCGAGGCACATGTACTTCCTTGAGGGCTTCCCCGAGCTCGTCGAAGCGGTTACCGGCATGAACATCGGCGAGGCCGAGCTGATGGTCATCGGCGAGAGGATAATGAACATCGCAAGGGCATTCAACGTCCGCGAGGGCTTCACCAGGAAGGACGACACGCTCCCGTACAGGATTATGTGGGAGCCGATTCCGGAGGGACCGAGCAAAGGTTTACACGTCCCGCCGTGGGAGCTCGACAGGATGCTCGACGAGTACTACCAGGCAAGGGGCTGGAGCAGGGACGGAATCCCGACCAAGGCCAAGCTCATGGCCCTCGACCTGCCGGACATCGCGAAGGACATCGGAGCAGGAATCTGA
- a CDS encoding PIN domain-containing protein, with product MIKVFIDTNTIVHWLVIKKMMEEHGKEILEKYKRLKQSYEFVEAVLSRKFKNAEFYISRLTLAEMTKAILDFIVYEKMRLDGVAAIYGMKYFKDYLLTDEEFDSFLEGIIEAFNVLESELNVLEDDLSDLEYYPFFVARAGLRTQDAILLTTAIRHEMDYFVTMDRDFHDLLEDKRIRDRTRKFFEERNFRIVRPGRMMQILEEITNE from the coding sequence ATGATTAAGGTGTTCATAGACACGAACACCATAGTCCACTGGCTTGTTATCAAGAAAATGATGGAAGAGCACGGGAAGGAAATCTTGGAGAAATACAAAAGACTTAAGCAGTCTTACGAGTTCGTTGAGGCTGTTCTTTCGAGGAAGTTTAAAAATGCGGAGTTTTACATTTCCCGCTTAACCCTTGCGGAGATGACCAAAGCAATCCTTGATTTTATCGTGTACGAGAAGATGCGCCTCGACGGGGTTGCGGCCATTTATGGAATGAAGTACTTTAAGGACTATCTCTTAACAGATGAGGAATTCGACAGCTTTCTTGAAGGTATTATTGAGGCCTTCAATGTTCTTGAGAGCGAACTGAACGTGCTAGAGGACGACCTCTCCGATTTGGAATACTACCCCTTCTTTGTGGCGAGGGCGGGACTGAGAACACAGGACGCAATTCTACTGACGACGGCCATACGGCATGAGATGGACTACTTTGTTACAATGGATAGGGACTTTCATGATTTGCTGGAGGACAAGCGAATAAGGGACAGGACGAGGAAGTTCTTCGAGGAGAGAAATTTTAGAATCGTGAGACCGGGAAGGATGATGCAGATTTTGGAGGAGATAACCAATGAGTGA
- a CDS encoding molybdopterin-binding protein translates to MFAEILTVGDELLTGNTVDSNSAFIAKRLTERGYWVRRITTVGDDVGEIKAAVQEILGRKPEVLVISGGLGPTHDDVTMLAVAEALGKRLVLCEECLERIREFYERLHREGYIDDPGLNEARRKMAYLPEGAEPLENGEGAAPGAYIEHGGTKIFVLPGMPREMKAMLENEVLPRLGGRKFVQLKFLAEITDESKLAPILSEALERFDVRIHSSPKGFGRYIGIIIFAESKEEAEKVVEFLEEKGISLQRWKL, encoded by the coding sequence ATGTTCGCGGAGATACTCACCGTCGGGGACGAGCTCCTCACTGGGAACACAGTTGACAGCAACTCGGCCTTCATTGCCAAAAGACTCACGGAAAGGGGCTACTGGGTCAGGAGAATAACGACGGTCGGGGACGACGTCGGGGAGATAAAAGCGGCCGTTCAGGAGATCCTGGGGAGAAAGCCCGAAGTCCTCGTGATCTCGGGCGGCCTCGGGCCGACTCACGACGACGTTACGATGTTAGCGGTTGCGGAAGCCCTTGGAAAAAGGCTCGTCCTCTGCGAGGAGTGCCTGGAGAGGATCAGGGAATTCTACGAGAGGCTCCACCGCGAGGGCTACATAGACGATCCCGGGCTGAACGAAGCGAGGAGGAAGATGGCCTACCTGCCTGAGGGGGCGGAACCGCTCGAGAACGGCGAAGGTGCCGCACCGGGGGCATACATAGAACACGGGGGAACCAAGATTTTCGTTCTCCCGGGGATGCCCAGGGAGATGAAGGCGATGCTCGAAAACGAGGTCCTGCCGAGGCTTGGAGGAAGGAAGTTCGTCCAGCTCAAGTTCTTAGCTGAGATAACCGACGAGAGCAAGCTGGCACCGATCCTGAGTGAGGCCCTGGAGAGGTTCGACGTGAGGATACACTCCTCGCCGAAGGGCTTTGGCAGGTACATAGGCATCATAATCTTCGCGGAATCGAAGGAAGAGGCCGAGAAGGTCGTGGAGTTCCTCGAGGAGAAGGGGATCTCCCTCCAGCGGTGGAAGCTCTGA
- a CDS encoding class I SAM-dependent DNA methyltransferase produces MEKKLTDFIGASPQESKALTREELERVLKKAADLIRTRVDYKYILLLLFLKRLSDEWEKEFEEYVKKLMEEGLDRKTAEELALQDKEAYTINYPPEYLWRKLREKDIENLPQNLSQALKKLAELNPNLRGVVDRFDFMEFMLHRDNAEILRQLFELFSGLNLKNASPDVLGDAYEWILRYFAPQKAKEGEVYTPREVIRLLVEILKPKPGEEVYDPAMGSGGMLIGAYLYVKEKHGESEAKKLFLYGQEVNPTTYALAEMNMILHGIKSPKLAVGDTLLRPAFKEGNKLKRFNVVIANPPWNQDGYGEATLKKAEFKEERFKYGYPPNNSADWAWIQHMLASARDEDGRVGIVIDNGALFRGGAEKKIRAKVLKDDLVEAVILLPEKLFYNTGAPGAIMIFNRNKPTERRGKVLFINASQEYEKHPEVRKLNRLGDGHIRKIVDAFEKFEDVEGFARVVELDEIKENDHNLNVTLYVFPMEEEEEIDVKAEWEELKRINEELAKVDEKIEGYLKELGYWGKGY; encoded by the coding sequence ATGGAGAAAAAGCTAACGGATTTCATAGGCGCATCTCCCCAAGAGAGTAAGGCCCTAACCCGCGAGGAGCTTGAGAGAGTCCTCAAGAAGGCCGCGGATTTAATCAGGACGAGGGTCGATTACAAGTACATCCTTCTTCTGCTTTTCTTGAAGAGGTTAAGCGACGAGTGGGAGAAGGAGTTTGAGGAGTACGTTAAGAAGCTCATGGAGGAAGGGCTGGATAGAAAGACAGCCGAGGAACTTGCTCTTCAGGATAAAGAGGCATACACCATCAACTACCCACCGGAATACCTCTGGAGAAAGCTCCGCGAGAAGGACATCGAGAACCTCCCCCAGAACCTCTCGCAGGCCCTCAAGAAGCTCGCCGAGCTCAACCCCAACCTGAGGGGTGTCGTTGACCGCTTTGACTTCATGGAGTTCATGCTCCACAGGGACAACGCCGAGATACTCAGACAGCTCTTCGAGTTATTCAGTGGGCTCAACCTAAAGAATGCTTCACCGGACGTTCTCGGTGATGCCTACGAGTGGATTCTCCGCTACTTTGCCCCCCAGAAGGCCAAGGAGGGGGAAGTGTATACCCCAAGGGAAGTCATAAGGCTTCTCGTTGAAATCCTCAAACCAAAGCCGGGTGAGGAAGTTTACGACCCGGCGATGGGCTCCGGGGGAATGCTGATAGGTGCCTACCTCTACGTCAAAGAGAAACATGGCGAGAGCGAGGCCAAAAAGCTCTTCCTCTACGGCCAGGAGGTCAACCCGACCACCTACGCCTTAGCGGAGATGAACATGATACTCCACGGCATCAAGTCGCCGAAGCTTGCCGTCGGCGATACACTTCTCAGGCCCGCCTTCAAGGAGGGAAACAAGCTCAAGCGCTTCAATGTGGTCATAGCAAACCCCCCGTGGAACCAGGACGGTTATGGGGAGGCCACACTCAAAAAGGCGGAGTTCAAGGAGGAGCGCTTCAAGTACGGCTATCCTCCCAACAACTCGGCCGACTGGGCGTGGATACAGCACATGCTCGCGAGCGCAAGAGATGAAGACGGCAGGGTCGGGATTGTAATAGACAATGGCGCGCTCTTCAGGGGAGGCGCTGAAAAGAAGATTAGAGCAAAGGTACTCAAGGACGACCTGGTTGAGGCGGTAATTTTGCTCCCCGAGAAGCTCTTCTACAACACCGGCGCGCCAGGGGCCATAATGATATTCAACCGGAACAAGCCCACCGAGAGAAGGGGGAAGGTTCTCTTCATCAATGCATCCCAGGAATATGAAAAGCACCCGGAGGTAAGGAAGCTCAACCGCCTCGGTGATGGGCACATAAGGAAAATCGTTGATGCATTTGAGAAGTTCGAGGACGTTGAGGGCTTTGCGCGGGTCGTTGAGCTGGATGAGATAAAGGAGAACGACCACAACCTCAACGTCACCCTCTACGTTTTCCCGATGGAGGAAGAGGAAGAAATTGACGTTAAGGCCGAGTGGGAGGAGCTGAAGAGGATTAACGAGGAGCTCGCGAAGGTGGATGAGAAGATTGAGGGGTATTTGAAGGAGCTGGGGTATTGGGGGAAGGGTTATTAA
- a CDS encoding isopentenyl phosphate kinase: MIIVKIGGSVFSDKKGDPENFDHETVKRLAEEIGRFYPEKRFLIVHGGGSFGHHHAKKYRIRDGLPEDFEKARERMIGFTRTHQSMLRANGNFIDHFLEIGLPAFPVSTSSVFITENGEVAYGDVEVIKKLLELRFIPVLFGDVSVDLAKGIDILSGDQIITYLAKMFKPEKVIFLMDVDGIYDGKPGEGQLLQNIGVDEVDSLLDRLDCSARDVTGGICNKLREAKKIARFSEVWFVNGKVAGRLSGAIRGDGFGTVLR, from the coding sequence GTGATAATCGTCAAGATCGGCGGCAGCGTCTTCAGCGACAAGAAAGGGGATCCAGAGAACTTCGACCACGAAACCGTGAAACGGCTCGCGGAGGAGATCGGAAGGTTCTATCCTGAGAAGAGGTTCTTGATCGTTCACGGTGGCGGGAGCTTCGGCCACCACCACGCCAAAAAATACCGGATCAGGGACGGCCTTCCCGAGGACTTCGAGAAAGCTAGGGAAAGGATGATCGGCTTCACGAGAACGCACCAGTCCATGCTGAGGGCCAACGGCAACTTCATCGACCACTTTCTGGAGATAGGCCTTCCCGCTTTCCCCGTTTCAACGTCTTCCGTCTTCATAACCGAGAACGGGGAGGTTGCCTACGGCGACGTTGAGGTCATAAAGAAGCTCCTCGAGCTGCGCTTTATCCCGGTTCTCTTCGGTGACGTGTCGGTCGATCTGGCGAAGGGCATAGACATCCTCTCGGGCGACCAGATCATAACATACCTCGCCAAGATGTTCAAACCGGAGAAGGTGATCTTCCTGATGGACGTTGACGGGATCTACGATGGAAAACCCGGCGAGGGACAACTTTTGCAGAACATCGGCGTGGACGAGGTCGATTCACTCCTCGATAGGCTGGACTGCTCGGCAAGGGACGTTACCGGCGGGATCTGCAACAAGCTCAGGGAGGCCAAGAAGATCGCCCGCTTTTCCGAGGTCTGGTTCGTGAACGGAAAAGTGGCCGGAAGACTGAGCGGGGCGATTAGAGGGGACGGCTTCGGAACGGTTTTGAGGTGA